From Xiphophorus hellerii strain 12219 chromosome 9, Xiphophorus_hellerii-4.1, whole genome shotgun sequence, a single genomic window includes:
- the rfx2 gene encoding DNA-binding protein RFX2 isoform X2, with the protein MQNSEAASDPPTGVATLRTSSSAQAPVVQPVPASQQQVQHVYPTQVQYVGESGEAVYTNGTIRTAYSYNPDSQLYGQGSGGAYFDSQAGGTHVTTVVSSASSGVPPHGMVGIAMDVGSSHIISSGSTYLLHSGGMEGNRSHISHSSRSSSAMLEMAIENLQKSEGIASHKSSLLNSHLQWLLDNYETAEGVSLPRCSLYNHYLRHCQEQKLDPVNAASFGKLIRSVFMGLRTRRLGTRGNSKYHYYGIRVKPDSPLNRLQEDTQYMAMRQQPVHQKQRFKPLQKVDSMSDSLCGSSQHCSSTPEQSVAAQTQQHQQYIDTSHSLPPFPSPDLGTQPLPERISMTDIKKLQTLYRSHCEATLDVVMNLQFHYVENFWQNFWNATAPSSDGSTTVPSSDDELERVIPREKLVSLCKYEPVRLWMRSCDHILYQALVEILIPDVLRPVPSTLTQAIRNFAKSLEGWLTTAMTSFPQEIVRTKVAVVSAFAQTLRRYTSLNHLAQAARAVLQNTSQINQMLSDLNRVDFANVQEQASWVCQCDEGVVQRLEQDFKVTLQQQSSLDQWATWLDNVVSQVLKPHQGSPSFPKAARQFLLKWSFYSSMVIRDLTLRSAASFGSFHLIRLLYDEYMFYLVEHRVAQATGETPIAVMGEFSDLSSMMPSLLEKDASFSDEMSNLDGDGAPAEPAVKRERIEIGHPLQEM; encoded by the exons ATGCAGAACTCAGAAGCAGCATCAGACCCCCCCACTGGTGTGGCAACACTACGGACATCATCATCAGCCCAGGCTCCTGTGGTACAGCCTGTCCCAGCCTCCCAGCAG CAGGTGCAACATGTCTACCCGACTCAAGTACAATATGTAGGAGAAAGTGGAGAAGCTGTTTATACCAACGGAACTAT CCGAACGGCCTACTCCTACAACCCGGACTCCCAGCTGTACGGACAGGGCAGCGGGGGGGCCTATTTTGACTCTCAGGCCGGAGGAACCCACGTCACCACGGTGGTGTCCTCCGCCAGCAGTGGCGTGCCGCCTCACGGCATGGTGGGCATTGCCATGGACGTGGGCAGCAGCCACATCATTTCTAGCGGCAGCACCTACCTGCTGCACAGCGGCGGCATGGAGGGGAACCGCAGCCACATCTCACACTCGTCTCGCTCCTCTTCAGCCATG CTTGAAATGGCGATTGAAAACCTCCAAAAGTCTGAAGGGATTGCAAGTCACAAAAGCAGCCTGCTCAACAGCCAT CTTCAGTGGCTGCTGGACAACTATGAGACGGCGGAGGGAGTGAGCCTGCCCCGGTGTTCCCTCTATAACCATTACCTCAGACACTGCCAGGAGCAGAAACTGGATCCGGTTAACGCAGCGTCCTTCGGGAAGCTCATCCGCTCCGTCTTTATGGGCCTAAGGACGCGGCGCCTCGGCACCAG AGGCAACTCCAAGTACCATTACTATGGCATCCGGGTGAAGCCAGATTCTCCCCTGAACCGTCTGCAGGAGGACACCCAGTACATGGCGATGCGGCAGCAGCCTGTCCATCAGAAACAGAG GTTTAAGCCTCTGCAGAAGGTGGATAGCATGTCTGACAGTCTATGTGGAAGCTCTCAGCACTGCAGCAGCACCCCAGAGCAGTCGGTGGCGGCTCAAacccagcagcaccagcagtaCATCG ACACATCTCACTCCTTACCTCCGTTTCCTTCTCCGGACCTTGGGACGCAGCCTCTTCCTGAGCGCATCAGCATGACTGATATTAAGAAGCTGCAGACGCTCTACAGAAGCCACTGTGAG GCTACTTTGGATGTGGTGATGAATCTGCAGTTCCACTATGTGGAGAATTTCTGGCAGAACTTTTGGAATGCAACAGCGCCATCTAGTGACGGCAGCACAACCGTCCCCAGCAG TGATGATGAACTGGAGCGAGTGATTCCCAGGGAGAAGCTGGTATCTCTGTGCAAATATGAACCAGTCCGGCTATGGATGAGGAGCTGTGACCACATCCTGTACCAGGCCCTGGTGGAGATCCTCATCCCCGATGTGCTGCGCCCTGTTCCCA GCACTCTCACTCAGGCTATCAGAAACTTCGCCAAGAGTCTGGAGGGTTGGCTGACGACCGCCATGACCAGCTTCCCGCAAGAGATCGTTCGCACCAAG GTAGCGGTGGTCAGTGCGTTCGCCCAGACTCTGAGGCGTTACACCAGTCTGAACCACCTGGCCCAGGCGGCCCGCGCCGTTCTGCAGAACACCTCCCAGATTAACCAGATGCTCTCCGACCTCAACAGGGTGGACTTCGCCAACGTACAG GAGCAGGCGTCGTGGGTCTGCCAGTGTGACGAGGGCGTGGTCCAGCGTCTGGAGCAGGACTTCAAGGTgaccctgcagcagcagagctccCTGGACCAGTGGGCCACCTGGCTGGACAATGTGGTCTCTCAGGTCCTGAAGCCTCACCAGGGGAGCCCCAGCTTCCCCAAAGCCGCCCGCCAGTTCCTGCTCAAGTGGTCCTTCTACAG CTCCATGGTGATCAGAGACCTGACTCTGCGCAGCGCCGCCAGCTTCGGCTCGTTCCATCTGATCCGCCTGCTTTATGACGAGTACATGTTCTACCTGGTGGAGCATCGAGTTGCCCAGGCAACCGGAGAAACTCCCATAGCTGTGATGGGCGAG TTCAGCGACCTGAGCTCCATGATGCCGTCGCTCCTGGAGAAGG ATGCGTCGTTCTCAGACGAGATGAGCAACCTGGACGGCGACGGCGCTCCGGCCGAGCCGGCGGTGAAGAGGGAGAGGATTGAAATAGGCCACCCTCTGCAGGAAATGTGA
- the rfx2 gene encoding DNA-binding protein RFX2 isoform X1 has protein sequence MQNSEAASDPPTGVATLRTSSSAQAPVVQPVPASQQRVLVQATGSAQKGGQVSVSRVPQQQVQHVYPTQVQYVGESGEAVYTNGTIRTAYSYNPDSQLYGQGSGGAYFDSQAGGTHVTTVVSSASSGVPPHGMVGIAMDVGSSHIISSGSTYLLHSGGMEGNRSHISHSSRSSSAMLEMAIENLQKSEGIASHKSSLLNSHLQWLLDNYETAEGVSLPRCSLYNHYLRHCQEQKLDPVNAASFGKLIRSVFMGLRTRRLGTRGNSKYHYYGIRVKPDSPLNRLQEDTQYMAMRQQPVHQKQRFKPLQKVDSMSDSLCGSSQHCSSTPEQSVAAQTQQHQQYIDTSHSLPPFPSPDLGTQPLPERISMTDIKKLQTLYRSHCEATLDVVMNLQFHYVENFWQNFWNATAPSSDGSTTVPSSDDELERVIPREKLVSLCKYEPVRLWMRSCDHILYQALVEILIPDVLRPVPSTLTQAIRNFAKSLEGWLTTAMTSFPQEIVRTKVAVVSAFAQTLRRYTSLNHLAQAARAVLQNTSQINQMLSDLNRVDFANVQEQASWVCQCDEGVVQRLEQDFKVTLQQQSSLDQWATWLDNVVSQVLKPHQGSPSFPKAARQFLLKWSFYSSMVIRDLTLRSAASFGSFHLIRLLYDEYMFYLVEHRVAQATGETPIAVMGEFSDLSSMMPSLLEKDASFSDEMSNLDGDGAPAEPAVKRERIEIGHPLQEM, from the exons ATGCAGAACTCAGAAGCAGCATCAGACCCCCCCACTGGTGTGGCAACACTACGGACATCATCATCAGCCCAGGCTCCTGTGGTACAGCCTGTCCCAGCCTCCCAGCAG AGGGTGCTGGTTCAAGCCACAGGCTCAGCTCAGAAAGGAGGACAAGTATCAGTATCCAGAGTCCCCCAGCAG CAGGTGCAACATGTCTACCCGACTCAAGTACAATATGTAGGAGAAAGTGGAGAAGCTGTTTATACCAACGGAACTAT CCGAACGGCCTACTCCTACAACCCGGACTCCCAGCTGTACGGACAGGGCAGCGGGGGGGCCTATTTTGACTCTCAGGCCGGAGGAACCCACGTCACCACGGTGGTGTCCTCCGCCAGCAGTGGCGTGCCGCCTCACGGCATGGTGGGCATTGCCATGGACGTGGGCAGCAGCCACATCATTTCTAGCGGCAGCACCTACCTGCTGCACAGCGGCGGCATGGAGGGGAACCGCAGCCACATCTCACACTCGTCTCGCTCCTCTTCAGCCATG CTTGAAATGGCGATTGAAAACCTCCAAAAGTCTGAAGGGATTGCAAGTCACAAAAGCAGCCTGCTCAACAGCCAT CTTCAGTGGCTGCTGGACAACTATGAGACGGCGGAGGGAGTGAGCCTGCCCCGGTGTTCCCTCTATAACCATTACCTCAGACACTGCCAGGAGCAGAAACTGGATCCGGTTAACGCAGCGTCCTTCGGGAAGCTCATCCGCTCCGTCTTTATGGGCCTAAGGACGCGGCGCCTCGGCACCAG AGGCAACTCCAAGTACCATTACTATGGCATCCGGGTGAAGCCAGATTCTCCCCTGAACCGTCTGCAGGAGGACACCCAGTACATGGCGATGCGGCAGCAGCCTGTCCATCAGAAACAGAG GTTTAAGCCTCTGCAGAAGGTGGATAGCATGTCTGACAGTCTATGTGGAAGCTCTCAGCACTGCAGCAGCACCCCAGAGCAGTCGGTGGCGGCTCAAacccagcagcaccagcagtaCATCG ACACATCTCACTCCTTACCTCCGTTTCCTTCTCCGGACCTTGGGACGCAGCCTCTTCCTGAGCGCATCAGCATGACTGATATTAAGAAGCTGCAGACGCTCTACAGAAGCCACTGTGAG GCTACTTTGGATGTGGTGATGAATCTGCAGTTCCACTATGTGGAGAATTTCTGGCAGAACTTTTGGAATGCAACAGCGCCATCTAGTGACGGCAGCACAACCGTCCCCAGCAG TGATGATGAACTGGAGCGAGTGATTCCCAGGGAGAAGCTGGTATCTCTGTGCAAATATGAACCAGTCCGGCTATGGATGAGGAGCTGTGACCACATCCTGTACCAGGCCCTGGTGGAGATCCTCATCCCCGATGTGCTGCGCCCTGTTCCCA GCACTCTCACTCAGGCTATCAGAAACTTCGCCAAGAGTCTGGAGGGTTGGCTGACGACCGCCATGACCAGCTTCCCGCAAGAGATCGTTCGCACCAAG GTAGCGGTGGTCAGTGCGTTCGCCCAGACTCTGAGGCGTTACACCAGTCTGAACCACCTGGCCCAGGCGGCCCGCGCCGTTCTGCAGAACACCTCCCAGATTAACCAGATGCTCTCCGACCTCAACAGGGTGGACTTCGCCAACGTACAG GAGCAGGCGTCGTGGGTCTGCCAGTGTGACGAGGGCGTGGTCCAGCGTCTGGAGCAGGACTTCAAGGTgaccctgcagcagcagagctccCTGGACCAGTGGGCCACCTGGCTGGACAATGTGGTCTCTCAGGTCCTGAAGCCTCACCAGGGGAGCCCCAGCTTCCCCAAAGCCGCCCGCCAGTTCCTGCTCAAGTGGTCCTTCTACAG CTCCATGGTGATCAGAGACCTGACTCTGCGCAGCGCCGCCAGCTTCGGCTCGTTCCATCTGATCCGCCTGCTTTATGACGAGTACATGTTCTACCTGGTGGAGCATCGAGTTGCCCAGGCAACCGGAGAAACTCCCATAGCTGTGATGGGCGAG TTCAGCGACCTGAGCTCCATGATGCCGTCGCTCCTGGAGAAGG ATGCGTCGTTCTCAGACGAGATGAGCAACCTGGACGGCGACGGCGCTCCGGCCGAGCCGGCGGTGAAGAGGGAGAGGATTGAAATAGGCCACCCTCTGCAGGAAATGTGA
- the rfx2 gene encoding DNA-binding protein RFX2 isoform X3: MQNSEAASDPPTGVATLRTSSSAQAPVVQPVPASQQRVLVQATGSAQKGGQVSVSRVPQQQVQHVYPTQVQYVGESGEAVYTNGTIRTAYSYNPDSQLYGQGSGGAYFDSQAGGTHVTTVVSSASSGVPPHGMVGIAMDVGSSHIISSGSTYLLHSGGMEGNRSHISHSSRSSSAMLQWLLDNYETAEGVSLPRCSLYNHYLRHCQEQKLDPVNAASFGKLIRSVFMGLRTRRLGTRGNSKYHYYGIRVKPDSPLNRLQEDTQYMAMRQQPVHQKQRFKPLQKVDSMSDSLCGSSQHCSSTPEQSVAAQTQQHQQYIDTSHSLPPFPSPDLGTQPLPERISMTDIKKLQTLYRSHCEATLDVVMNLQFHYVENFWQNFWNATAPSSDGSTTVPSSDDELERVIPREKLVSLCKYEPVRLWMRSCDHILYQALVEILIPDVLRPVPSTLTQAIRNFAKSLEGWLTTAMTSFPQEIVRTKVAVVSAFAQTLRRYTSLNHLAQAARAVLQNTSQINQMLSDLNRVDFANVQEQASWVCQCDEGVVQRLEQDFKVTLQQQSSLDQWATWLDNVVSQVLKPHQGSPSFPKAARQFLLKWSFYSSMVIRDLTLRSAASFGSFHLIRLLYDEYMFYLVEHRVAQATGETPIAVMGEFSDLSSMMPSLLEKDASFSDEMSNLDGDGAPAEPAVKRERIEIGHPLQEM; encoded by the exons ATGCAGAACTCAGAAGCAGCATCAGACCCCCCCACTGGTGTGGCAACACTACGGACATCATCATCAGCCCAGGCTCCTGTGGTACAGCCTGTCCCAGCCTCCCAGCAG AGGGTGCTGGTTCAAGCCACAGGCTCAGCTCAGAAAGGAGGACAAGTATCAGTATCCAGAGTCCCCCAGCAG CAGGTGCAACATGTCTACCCGACTCAAGTACAATATGTAGGAGAAAGTGGAGAAGCTGTTTATACCAACGGAACTAT CCGAACGGCCTACTCCTACAACCCGGACTCCCAGCTGTACGGACAGGGCAGCGGGGGGGCCTATTTTGACTCTCAGGCCGGAGGAACCCACGTCACCACGGTGGTGTCCTCCGCCAGCAGTGGCGTGCCGCCTCACGGCATGGTGGGCATTGCCATGGACGTGGGCAGCAGCCACATCATTTCTAGCGGCAGCACCTACCTGCTGCACAGCGGCGGCATGGAGGGGAACCGCAGCCACATCTCACACTCGTCTCGCTCCTCTTCAGCCATG CTTCAGTGGCTGCTGGACAACTATGAGACGGCGGAGGGAGTGAGCCTGCCCCGGTGTTCCCTCTATAACCATTACCTCAGACACTGCCAGGAGCAGAAACTGGATCCGGTTAACGCAGCGTCCTTCGGGAAGCTCATCCGCTCCGTCTTTATGGGCCTAAGGACGCGGCGCCTCGGCACCAG AGGCAACTCCAAGTACCATTACTATGGCATCCGGGTGAAGCCAGATTCTCCCCTGAACCGTCTGCAGGAGGACACCCAGTACATGGCGATGCGGCAGCAGCCTGTCCATCAGAAACAGAG GTTTAAGCCTCTGCAGAAGGTGGATAGCATGTCTGACAGTCTATGTGGAAGCTCTCAGCACTGCAGCAGCACCCCAGAGCAGTCGGTGGCGGCTCAAacccagcagcaccagcagtaCATCG ACACATCTCACTCCTTACCTCCGTTTCCTTCTCCGGACCTTGGGACGCAGCCTCTTCCTGAGCGCATCAGCATGACTGATATTAAGAAGCTGCAGACGCTCTACAGAAGCCACTGTGAG GCTACTTTGGATGTGGTGATGAATCTGCAGTTCCACTATGTGGAGAATTTCTGGCAGAACTTTTGGAATGCAACAGCGCCATCTAGTGACGGCAGCACAACCGTCCCCAGCAG TGATGATGAACTGGAGCGAGTGATTCCCAGGGAGAAGCTGGTATCTCTGTGCAAATATGAACCAGTCCGGCTATGGATGAGGAGCTGTGACCACATCCTGTACCAGGCCCTGGTGGAGATCCTCATCCCCGATGTGCTGCGCCCTGTTCCCA GCACTCTCACTCAGGCTATCAGAAACTTCGCCAAGAGTCTGGAGGGTTGGCTGACGACCGCCATGACCAGCTTCCCGCAAGAGATCGTTCGCACCAAG GTAGCGGTGGTCAGTGCGTTCGCCCAGACTCTGAGGCGTTACACCAGTCTGAACCACCTGGCCCAGGCGGCCCGCGCCGTTCTGCAGAACACCTCCCAGATTAACCAGATGCTCTCCGACCTCAACAGGGTGGACTTCGCCAACGTACAG GAGCAGGCGTCGTGGGTCTGCCAGTGTGACGAGGGCGTGGTCCAGCGTCTGGAGCAGGACTTCAAGGTgaccctgcagcagcagagctccCTGGACCAGTGGGCCACCTGGCTGGACAATGTGGTCTCTCAGGTCCTGAAGCCTCACCAGGGGAGCCCCAGCTTCCCCAAAGCCGCCCGCCAGTTCCTGCTCAAGTGGTCCTTCTACAG CTCCATGGTGATCAGAGACCTGACTCTGCGCAGCGCCGCCAGCTTCGGCTCGTTCCATCTGATCCGCCTGCTTTATGACGAGTACATGTTCTACCTGGTGGAGCATCGAGTTGCCCAGGCAACCGGAGAAACTCCCATAGCTGTGATGGGCGAG TTCAGCGACCTGAGCTCCATGATGCCGTCGCTCCTGGAGAAGG ATGCGTCGTTCTCAGACGAGATGAGCAACCTGGACGGCGACGGCGCTCCGGCCGAGCCGGCGGTGAAGAGGGAGAGGATTGAAATAGGCCACCCTCTGCAGGAAATGTGA